In the Salvia splendens isolate huo1 chromosome 16, SspV2, whole genome shotgun sequence genome, TGAATCGGACCAGTAAACGAGTTATACGAGACATTGATCTCCGTTAAAGACCGGAGTTCACCAATAATTTCCAGGCTCCCTGAGAGATTATTGCAGCTGATATCCAATTGCTCCAGCATTTTAAGCTTCCCGAATTCCACAGGGAAACGGCCTATCAACCCGTTCCTGCTGAGATTCAACGATCTCAGGCTCTGTGCTTCGACTTCCAGCCCTATGGAAGTAGGAATAGCCCCACCTAATAGGTTTGCACCGAGCTGCAAAGACGAAAGCTTTCCTAGCTGAAATAAGGTGGTCGCAACACCCCCTCCAAATCGGTTTTCACTAAGATCCAATACGGATAACTCACTCAAGCTTCTCAAGCTGGAAGGAATTGTCCCATTTAACAGATTGTTTCTCAGATCAAGCTCCGACAGCTTGTGACAGCCCGACAACTGTGACGGCATCATGCCATCGAGACGATTGTGAGAGAGACTTAAATATTCAAGATTCACAAGACTCCCCAACTCAAGAGGCATACCACCAACAAGCTTATTGTGAGACAAATCAATAAAACTAACATTAGCAAGATCACCTAAACTCAAGGGAATCGACCCACTAATCCTATTGTTACTAATATCCATGTATTCAAGACCAGAATGCTTGACAAAGTCAGGAAATCTACCTTCGAGACTATTCTCCTTGAGAATCAGCCTCGTGAGCGAGGTACACCTCCCAACATCAGAAGAAATGCTTCCATTGAAGTGATTCTGGCCCAAGATGAGCCTTCTCAGCTTCTTCCCGAAGCAAAGATTTGGTGGTATATGGCCGATGAACTTGTTTCTCGAGAGATCTACATGAGTTAGACTGCCATTGATGCCTAACCCTTGAGGGAGGACACCCGAGAACTGATTGTCGAACAAGGAAAGATAATTCAGCTCCTTCAGCTCTGTGATCTCATTCGATATCTCACCAACGAGATCATTCTCATAAACTATAAGCTGTTGAAGGCTCTGAATCCTCCAAATGCTGCTTGGAATCTCTCCACTTAAATTGTTCGTAAAAAGCATGATTATCTGCAGCTGATCAAGCATACCTAATTCACTCGGAACAGCACCACTGAGCTTGTTTCCATACAGCTGCAAATCAGTTAATGCCTCACAATTCCCCAACTCGGGCGGGATCGAACCAGACAGTCGATTTTCAGACAAATAAAGGAGACTAATGTTAGTCAATCTACCTAGAGAAGAAGGGATAGGACCACTCAAACCACAACCAACAGCAGCAAGACTAGTTAAGCTACTGCAGTTTCCTAACCCTGTCGGATTCCCTCCACTAAACCGGTTGCTCGACAAAACTAGATTCTCCAACTCCTTACAAGAGCCCAAACTAGGAATCCTCCCCACAAGATTGTTATTCTCCACAAACAAAAATTGCAAATGATCTAAACTGTTCAAGCTATCGGGCAAAGCCCCGTAAAACGAGTTATCATTCAAGTAGAGCTCTCGCAACTCGCTGCAGTTCCCTATCGACGAAGGGATAGTCCCAGACAGCATATTATTGTTCAAAGACAGCGTCTCAATTAAGCTTAGATTTCCTAAATCCCTAGGAATTGAACCAGTAAGCTTGTTGTTATTGAGGTAAATCAATCTCAATGAAGGAATCCTAAACAAAGATTCAGGAATCTTGCCACCGAGATTGTTCGACCACAAGCTCAAATCCCTTAATCTCCTCAAATTTCCTAGATTTTCCGGAATTTCGCCATTAAAGAAGTTGTTAGACAGGTCTAAAGACTCAAGATAGCTGCAATTGCCTAGCAATGATGGAATTGCACCAGAAAAACTGTTAAAGCTCAAATCAATCGACTCCAAATGGTTCAAATAGCCGATTTCCGGCCCCAATTCGCCTGAAATCGACAAACTAAATATGTTCACCTCAATAACAACGTTGCTAGGATTGCAAATCACACCAAGCCAAGAACAGGGAGTGGAATCTGAAGCATTCCAGCTGGACTTGATGGGTAAAGGTACAACTTTCCAATGCCTAACAAGTGATAGCAGAGTTGTACCTTCTAGATTCACAGCATTCACTCCGAATGTTGCAGCAGACGCCAAGAAAATCAGGAAAAAACAGCTCCATAAACTTCCCATTTTGAAACAGCAGCCACCAACTCTCAAGAATCGAAAAAAGGGAGCTTGTAATTCGCTAAAAATTCGATCTTGAGCTAGAAATGAAAATCCCACATGAAAATCTTGAAATCTGGTGAAAGGGAGTGTGCTAATTTCCTCTCAAAACTCAATCTTTGGCTCAAAAAATGCCaagcaaaaaaaggaaatgagacATAAACTTAGCTGAAATCGATATGGATATCATGTTGAGTGTGAACGCTGACACAGAGTTTGAAAAGATAAATACTGCCGCGAAAAGAAAGTTGGTGCTGCTGTGGTGGAATTAATGACGCCAGTGATTACCTTGAATGCTGTCAACGCGTTTTCGCGTCTTTTTCAGTTACACTAAAAGCGTATGTGCCAAATTTAGCGACATTCGCttattttcttgaaattttacTGAATATGCCGACTCGCTTCTTGACTCTGATTGGACCGAATTCTTCTCATATCTAGTGTAAGATTAAAAAAAGatagttttaattttaaaaacttacTAATAATCGTCcacaaaacttaattatttttcaGCAAATACGACATACTTAATCTCAATATATCACTTTATATACTCACTTTGTCCCATTacaattaaattgtttcttttgaacacaaaaattaagaatgatttatttaatttcatagaaaaagaataaattagataaaatatgatataaattaaaaataattgagacattaaaataagagaaattaagtgtgttaattttattataaattgagAAATGACTCAAATTAAGTAAAGGGTCAAAAAACTTTTATGAGAGATaagacaaaaaaataatattaaaatactagCTGAAGCTAGGTAGGAACATTAATTCTCGTAAACATTATCATGATCAAAAATCAGAAATAAAAAATGCGCGCTATTTCGGTACATTACTTTTTGTATCGTTCAAAAATTTATGGTTGGGTTTTTTTAGACCCAAGTTGAAAAGTGATTAAAAGGGCATGAGAAGTTTATAGTACTAGTCCTAGAATACTATTTAAAGatgtattaaaataaatacaagCAGCACGTTGAGGCGGTTGCATTTGTTTTAGGCTACCTATCATATTTGGACCAAAGAAAACAACAAGAGTCTGATTTTGCAAGAAAAAGTTAATTTGATGGCAATTTTGTAAGAAAAAGTTAACTTGTTATGTTTGCGTTTGTAGACTAAACACCACACTTTTGATATTAGTTGCATTATCAGTTGTGTGTAGAAAACTCTAATTAAATAGAGtaacaaaacaacacaaaaaaGGCAAATCATCTAATAACATAGAGTTGAAACAATTTAGCAAAAAATAGGGATTCTTACTTTCACAACAAAACAGTCAAGAGGGGTTGGGCAAAAGTTGTAATGACAAACAGCAAATTAGGCACAAAAAAGGCAAGAAACTACCTAAAAAGCACTTCTACCTTTGGTGCAGCTCATCAAGTTCTGTTATGCAGAATAGGAACTCGGCCATCTTCTTCGTCAACCTGCATAACACCATTAGATTTTCCAACAGATGGCAATGCCTATGCCAGTGGACCATGGATGCCGAGGTTCATGGGTGCAAGAGGTTCAAATTCCAGAATGATGGATGCCTGATGAGGAATGTTATGGTTTTACTAAGTTAAACGGGACTACTATCACTATGTGTGAGGTTCCTGGGATTGCGAATGATGAAAAAAGATGATCATGTCATGATGTAATTGGTACCAAGAATTGATCTGGACATACACACACTGCTTCAGTGGATCGAAATGCATCAAATTTCAGACAAAAGCAAGTAGATTTTACGCCGCTACAAAACCATGCAATAACAGATCACAACAGGTCAACATATAAAATTTGGAGATAGCACAGCCTTGAATGCATGTCCTGTGTATCTAGATTCTAAATGGATCGACAATATGTTTTCCACAGAGTGcattcacatatatatatagatatgtaTATAAGTGAAGGGATGCtgatgttgatgagatgatGAATGGGATGCGTGCAACAGCTGCATGATGCATCCTATCGTGCAGTGCTTGAAGTTGTCGGGGCTTAAGGAATGAGATACATCCCCTTCAAGCTACTGGTAGTTGATTGCAGGAGGAACTCCATTCACATTTTGGGGAGGAGTTTGGTAGACTGAGTCCTTCCTTCTCCCGAACGGATTTTTCGAATATGTATTTCAAGGTCAAGGGAAAAATACCAATATATAGAAATATACAACAGATGGATGTAGATAGAATACATTTTCCTTATATTATATGCAAGCAAGTTATGAAAAAACACGAAAACTGAAGGATATTGAATACGCATGCCAACAGCACCGGAACTGGGTATAACAGCACCCTGCAAGGTGTGGTGCACGTTGGTCGCACTGTTTACATCCTGCATAACGACAGCGCAATACTATAAATGGCGTAAAATAAAAGCAGAAAATAGAGGTTGATTTGACAAACAAATGAGTACAAGAGCTATCAAAACAATTAAAGAAGGAAAGATCTTACTTCAAATTCGATGAAGCACACAGTATGCCTTTCCTGTCTTAATACTTTCATCTGCTTATAACCAGGTTGGCTGcaaggaaaagaaaaacagtAATGAGATCAATCTGAGTAGCCATATAGAAAGATCAATCATATGTGTAATCATCCAAAACGGAAATATATTCATGACGTACACGCTAAAGAGGCCCCGGAGCTCATCTTCATTGATATTCTCACCCAGATTGCCGATGAAAAGGGTATTGCAAGGAGGGTTGTCTTTGTTATTCTGCAAGAAAGTAATGTAGCCGTCAACGAAAACAACCATGTATTTGGGAAAGAAGTACTAGTAAGTATCACAGAACAAAATTGTATAGCAGCTAGAACCACAGTGAATAATCAGCATCATCATAGAGCATATCATCGATAGTAGTCAACATTGAATTACTTAGAGAATTCATTATCTAAATTCCTGCCTAACAAGATAGCATACAAGTAACGCAGTAAAAATGCCAAAGGCGCAATAGTCATGCTGCAAAGTGAAAATGTTAAAATGAGTTGTTTATCTTAACTCAAAGGAAGCCTTTACCTATAGTCCTATACGTCATAAAAGTATACAAATAAATAGAAGGAATGGAATATTTTTTCACCTGTACAGGTACATAACTGCTAGGTGTGGGTACAGGAGCTGGAGCAGGCATTGGCACGGGAGGAACAGGATAACCTGCATACGGATCGTAATGAGGTGGAGCTGGGGACATATACCTGAGACCAATTATGATCtgattttagtaaaagttacTAAAGAAGGAGCCATTTAGATAAACAGTCTGCAATGGATTTCTATGATAACGGCTTAGCTCTACAATTAAAATAAGAACCTCTGCAACGATGCCAAACATACCCATGTGGTCCCCAAACAGCTGGCGGGGGAGGATGAAAAGGAGATGTTGAATAAGCAGTGTGTGTATAATCACCACCTATTCGCATGCGTTTACTCTGGTCGTAAGCACTGGAATCAGCAACTATCCCTGTATACCAGAAGAAAGAATAGATTGATTAGAATTTAGAAGAGGATGACACACAACTAGTCTGCATACATTAACAGTTAACCCCACTCAAAACTAGTTTCCAAATTCAGTATTGCAATTTGTTTAAGCAAAAGGATTCTAAGCTACTGATATTATCTTCATCTCCACCACTGCTGACTCCTAGTCCGAAAAGAGTTCGTTACATGTAAATCTTTCAGCCAACCATATACACCAGATACCAGAAAGACCATGATATACTAGCCCTACGAAATGGTAGAAGATTTCAAGCGCACCCCAAGGATTATATTCATATCAGGAATCATCTCACAAACCAGGCTAGTTGCGTTCAAATGAGGTGATTCG is a window encoding:
- the LOC121771451 gene encoding receptor-like protein kinase yields the protein MGSLWSCFFLIFLASAATFGVNAVNLEGTTLLSLVRHWKVVPLPIKSSWNASDSTPCSWLGVICNPSNVVIEVNIFSLSISGELGPEIGYLNHLESIDLSFNSFSGAIPSLLGNCSYLESLDLSNNFFNGEIPENLGNLRRLRDLSLWSNNLGGKIPESLFRIPSLRLIYLNNNKLTGSIPRDLGNLSLIETLSLNNNMLSGTIPSSIGNCSELRELYLNDNSFYGALPDSLNSLDHLQFLFVENNNLVGRIPSLGSCKELENLVLSSNRFSGGNPTGLGNCSSLTSLAAVGCGLSGPIPSSLGRLTNISLLYLSENRLSGSIPPELGNCEALTDLQLYGNKLSGAVPSELGMLDQLQIIMLFTNNLSGEIPSSIWRIQSLQQLIVYENDLVGEISNEITELKELNYLSLFDNQFSGVLPQGLGINGSLTHVDLSRNKFIGHIPPNLCFGKKLRRLILGQNHFNGSISSDVGRCTSLTRLILKENSLEGRFPDFVKHSGLEYMDISNNRISGSIPLSLGDLANVSFIDLSHNKLVGGMPLELGSLVNLEYLSLSHNRLDGMMPSQLSGCHKLSELDLRNNLLNGTIPSSLRSLSELSVLDLSENRFGGGVATTLFQLGKLSSLQLGANLLGGAIPTSIGLEVEAQSLRSLNLSRNGLIGRFPVEFGKLKMLEQLDISCNNLSGSLEIIGELRSLTEINVSYNSFTGPIQPAVMKFLISSPSSFVGNQDLCIECGRSCEGSNRSSNAFKMCHSQSRKRGLSPVGLAMVVSGSSVFAVILVLGVSYAFRNKGHEGNLLGDAEEGASSLLRQVMEATENLHEKYIVGRGAHGTVYKVALSPTKAYALKKLSFAGSKGGNASMVREIKTIGSVRHRNLVRFEDFWLRKDYGLILYPYMENGSLHNVLHKSHPRLPLKWEVRYRIALGAAQGLMYLHFDCDPPIIHRDIKPLNILLDSDMEPHISDFGIAKLLDESVSSTQVAVQGTIGYIAPESVLDQE
- the LOC121771452 gene encoding cell wall integrity protein scw1-like, whose amino-acid sequence is MAGTGIHPYHQQWPPVPAPPPSATAPPPPPPHPHPHPHQPALPMDNSASRPSNDEVRTIFISGLPEDVKERELQNLLRWLPGYEASQVNFKGEHPMGFALFATGQHAIAAKDALQDMVFDAESKSLLHTEMAKKNLFVKRGIVADSSAYDQSKRMRIGGDYTHTAYSTSPFHPPPPAVWGPHGYMSPAPPHYDPYAGYPVPPVPMPAPAPVPTPSSYVPVQNNKDNPPCNTLFIGNLGENINEDELRGLFSVQPGYKQMKVLRQERHTVCFIEFEDVNSATNVHHTLQGAVIPSSGAVGMRIQYSKNPFGRRKDSVYQTPPQNVNGVPPAINYQ